A section of the Harmonia axyridis chromosome 2, icHarAxyr1.1, whole genome shotgun sequence genome encodes:
- the LOC123673305 gene encoding uncharacterized protein LOC123673305 — protein MRVHFIAVDLEQVTENSYRIILTQTWNDIRPDRHSYANLLSNRVRWLLEEEKFTQIELDAIRNSCYPRGAVLGLFDDPPETTSTNSQEERPRNSKLEGKFIKNLLMYSGIPAENRPRIPKLRASRIVMKKVDDLDKILDQKINHDHTIEEIVDCVYAAALTVCGEMGVDIREVQKNKSSGPPPWKHRLEGKINEMRKKSGILQTYLNAESPSLRILKLTHRIASDAGVKAGREHFKQQMILVSEKLKQKIKILGNRIRRYNERVKRYKNNKLYHQNQQKFFRSLEDGPSEAGEPPREEAMHFFWKGIWEVEKTYDSQASWIKEAEKESSRYSSENVEITVEDIKSVLRRTNNWSSPGVDGIQNYWWKHFMATHQHLAKIFQQTLKDPTKIPHYFTQGNTIMIPKGETTQDPERYRPITCLPTVYKILTGVLTRHISRHVSKNNIPSKEQGGCRGDTRGCKELLITDYVIAKQVKKKQRSISVAWVDYKKAFDSVPHSWLIKILEIYGVPQAIIDLLKYLMKTWRTNLIVNTKNEHYKTGTINIKSGIFQGDTLSPLWFCLAMNLLSQLINRQKYGYIVERSRNIKISHQMYIDDLKLYAANEEEMKKLLRIVASFTKTIGMEIGMDKCAVVHVRRGQIREGEGLAVMEDLTIPRLSAQEHYKYLGIQQALDIKMPEMKNIFREKYFTRVKKILQSKLNAKAMFMSMNRWALPCLSYSFGVIKWTAAELKELDIKTRALLTRHGIHHPHASSNRLYIRRQEGGRGLQNIEKTYNETIVSMREYFHAQNSPLLQAICRSDENLSALNLSSRERPVGGVTEVQLIREWHGKALHGRYPGNLEKNNINKKESLTYLRAGYLYPETEGRLISIQDQVVPTRSYIKNITGRNIPTDRCRRCLQGTESIQHVVSSCSLLAPTDYTERHNAMARVFHRAIAEETGLIKTAKKAYEYTPCTVLENDTYKLYWDMVITTDKPIPHNRPDIVLFDKGRRSAKIMDVTVPADDNISKAFTEKLTKYQDLAFELKTTYDLRSVVILPLIISTSGLVEAHLEEYTLMLGLQKELISTAQKQVILATTRIVRKFLSTS, from the coding sequence ATGCGTGTTCATTTTATAGCAGTAGATTTGGAACAAGTAACGGAAAACTCTTATAGGATTATATTGACCCAGACTTGGAATGACATCAGACCTGACAGGCACTCGTATGCTAATTTGCTGTCCAATAGAGTAAGATGGCTGCTAGAGGAGGAGAAGTTCACACAAATTGAACTTGACGCCATTCGTAACAGTTGTTATCCGAGAGGTGCTGTTCTCGGCTTGTTTGATGACCCAcccgaaacgacctcaaccaaCAGTCAAGAGGAAAGACCGAGAAACAGTAAGTTGGAgggaaaattcatcaaaaacctTCTTATGTACAGTGGAATACCGGCTGAGAATAGACCTAGGATACCTAAGTTGAGAGCTTCAAGGATTGTGATGAAGAAAGTTGACGACCTTGATAAGATATTGGACCAAAAAATCAACCACGACCACACTATAGAAGAAATCGTGGATTGTGTCTATGCTGCTGCCCTGACAGTGTGCGGTGAGATGGGTGTAGATATCCGGGAGGTGCAAAAAAACAAAAGCAGTGGACCACCACCGTGGAAACATCGTCTGGAAGGAAAGATAAACGAGATGAGAAAAAAGAGTGGTATTTTACAAACTTACCTGAACGCTGAGTCACCGTCTTTGAGGATTTTAAAATTAACTCACCGGATAGCCTCGGATGCTGGAGTCAAAGCTGGAAGGGAACATTTCAAGCAGCAGATGATACTCGTTTCCGAAAAGctgaaacagaaaataaaaatattaggtAATCGAATAAGACGCTATAACGAAAGGGTGAAAAggtataaaaataacaaattatacCACCAAAACCagcaaaaatttttcaggagctTGGAGGACGGACCATCTGAAGCAGGAGAACCGCCAAGGGAAGAAGCCATgcattttttctggaagggaaTATGGGAGGTAGAAAAAACGTATGATAGCCAAGCTTCATGGATCAAGGAGGCGGAAAAGGAATCGTCCAGATATTCCAGTGAAAATGTAGAAATCACCGTTGAGGATATAAAATCGGTACTCAGAAGAACTAACAACTGGTCGTCTCCGGGTGTGGATGGAATACAAAATTACTGGTGGAAACATTTCATGGCTACTCACCAACATTTAGCAAAAATCTTCCAGCAAACCTTAAAAGATCCTACGAAAATACCCCATTATTTCACGCAAGGAAATACTATTATGATCCCAAAAGGGGAAACAACCCAAGACCCAGAAAGATATAGGCCAATCACCTGCCTTCCTACGGTGTACAAAATACTTACAGGAGTTTTAACTCGACACATTTCGCGACACGTTAGCAAAAATAACATACCATCTAAGGAACAGGGTGGATGTCGTGGGGACACTCGAGGGTGTAAGGAGCTGCTAATAACAGATTATGTCATCGCTAAACAGGTGAAAAAGAAACAGAGGAGTATATCGGTTGCCTGGGTTGACTACAAAAAGGCCTTCGATTCGGTGCCACACTCCTGGCTGATTAAAATTCTAGAGATATATGGGGTCCCTCAGGCAATTATTGATCTTCTAAAATACCTGATGAAAACTTGGCGCACAAATCTGATTGTCAACACTAAAAACGAGCACTACAAAACAGgaacaataaatattaaaagtGGCATATTTCAAGGAGACACCCTTAGCCCCCTCTGGTTCTGCCTGGCGATGAACCTCCTCAGTCAGCTCATTAACAGACAGAAATATGGATATATTGTGGAAAGATCGCGGAACATCAAAATAAGCCACCAAATGTATATCGATGATCTCAAATTATATGCTGCTAATGAAgaggaaatgaaaaaacttctcAGGATAGTTGCGTCCTTCACGAAGACTATAGGGATGGAAATTGGGATGGATAAGTGCGCGGTGGTTCACGTAAGAAGGGGGCAAATACGGGAAGGCGAAGGGCTGGCAGTCATGGAGGATTTAACAATACCTAGGCTTAGCGCGCAAGAACATTATAAATACTTAGGAATACAACAAGCTTTGGACATAAAGATGCCTGAAATGAAGAACATCTTTCGAGAAAAATACTTTACGAGAGTAAAAAAAATACTGCAGTCCAAGCTGAATGCTAAAGCGATGTTTATGTCAATGAACAGGTGGGCTCTTCCGTGTTTGTCGTACTCATTTGGTGTCATCAAGTGGACTGCTGCAGAATTGAAAGAGCTCGATATCAAAACACGAGCACTCTTAACAAGGCACGGAATTCACCACCCACATGCGTCATCTAATCGACTATATATCCGAAGACAGGAAGGAGGGAGAGGTCTGCAGAACATAGAAAAAACATACAACGAAACAATCGTAAGCATGCGAGAATATTTTCATGCACAAAACTCACCTCTTTTGCAGGCTATATGTCGGAGTGATGAGAATTTAAGTGCATTAAATCTCAGCAGCCGCGAGAGGCCGGTTGGTGGTGTAACAGAGGTGCAACTCATTCGGGAGTGGCATGGCAAGGCACTCCATGGGAGGTATCCTGGTAACctggaaaaaaataacatcaataaAAAGGAATCACTAACTTACCTTAGGGCTGGATACCTATACCCAGAAACGGAGGGCCGACTCATTTCCATCCAGGATCAGGTGGTCCCGACGAGATCCTATATAAAAAACATAACGGGAAGGAACATACCAACTGATAGATGCCGTAGATGCTTGCAGGGGACGGAATCTATACAACACGTCGTGTCCTCATGTTCCCTCTTAGCGCCAACAGACTACACAGAAAGGCATAATGCCATGGCGAGGGTTTTTCATCGTGCCATTGCTGAAGAAACTGGATTAATAAAAACAGCAAAGAAGGCATATGAGTATACTCCGTGCACAGTTTTGGAAAACGACACATATAAACTTTATTGGGATATGGTCATAACAACGGACAAACCAATACCGCATAATAGACCGGATATAGTGCTTTTCGACAAAGGGCGAAGATCTGCCAAAATCATGGATGTCACGGTCCCAGCTGATGATAACATATCAAAAGCATTCACGGAGAAGCTTACGAAGTATCAAGACCTTGCCTTCGAATTGAAGACCACTTACGATCTCCGGTCGGTGGTGATTCTCCCTCTCATAATTTCCACCAGTGGGCTGGTTGAGGCACACCTAGAGGAGTACACTCTCATGCTGGGTCTACAAAAAGAGTTGATAAGTACTGCACAGAAACAGGTTATTCTTGCTACCACAAGGATAGTGCGAAAGTTCCTTTCTACCTCCTGA